In a genomic window of Ipomoea triloba cultivar NCNSP0323 chromosome 3, ASM357664v1:
- the LOC116012688 gene encoding putative late blight resistance protein homolog R1A-4 has translation MAEVVVNLLVENLTQLLKENIKLISGVKDEVENLLDDLDDFKAFLKEAGKSRYENDILKRLIYRIRNVVTKAEDLIDKYVVAAKSHYDKKVTRFLDVEYPIRKRELAEEIQKVRVSVNDIRQDPDYARNALREEALPNIGARQNQVPNVEEEHVVGFDGEADAIIQRLVDGLQGFEVISIVGMPGLGKTTLANKVFKDERVEYYFMNRAWIYVSGVYKRRDVFVRILKELTKQSSSYGDDMSDGDLALKIKEFLGSAKYLIVLDDVWKVEHWNELKIAFPPNKGSRVLVSTRYNDVATEADSKGDPHKLKFLNEEESWELLQKKAFRMGGCPDELQRPGKLIAEKCKGLPLAIVIIAGTLGVKKTSAEWDKVANSMNDFLRMKLESYKNLIQMSYDQLPYDLKSCFLYFGAFSQAYEIPAGKLIRLWIAEGFIDEEAQSLTLEDIAHEKLSDLVNKNLVMAMQRKSNGQIKTCRIHDMLHEFCKSEAKEENLFEEINMRRKLDKSRRLSVRCNVSEILYSGLSADHVRSLLCFSSNKYDLPTDKISIIREAFPLLRVLHTAPDESIIFTRFPKDMTKLFHLRYIAISTNLKVLPQAIEDLWNMQTLIVRTTQSTLQIKGDIWKMTRLRHFQTNSSAQLSPPSPSKDPFANRNLQTLSRISPESCTAAALAKAPNLNNLGIQGNLAKLFETKDAGSSLFKNLGELKLLEKLKLLNHGGELQRLPQKYEFPQKIRKLTLSGTQLKWSELSVLGSLEYLEILKLVENAFKGDKWEPFEGGFPCLQFLRIERTDLKTWKASSLHFPLLKSLILRQCLKLEEVPPSLADIDNLQEMELNRTNPSAAQSAWNILQIKQGKEKELKEKRGSLRRFKLNIYPPDELKQIQQIQKCHGVI, from the exons ATGGCAGAAGTGGTGGTGAATTTGCTGGTAGAGAATTTGACCCAGCTTCTAAAAGAGAACATCAAGCTCATCTCCGGCGTCAAGGACGAAGTCGAGAATCTTCTAGATGACTTGGACGACTTCAAGGCCTTCCTGAAAGAAGCCGGAAAGTCCCGGTACGAAAACGACATCCTCAAGCGCCTCATCTACAGGATCCGCAACGTGGTCACCAAGGCCGAGGATCTCATCGACAAATATGTGGTGGCCGCCAAATCCCACTACGACAAGAAAGTGACCCGCTTTCTGGACGTCGAATACCCGATTCGTAAACGGGAACTCGCCGAAGAGATTCAGAAAGTTCGGGTTAGCGTCAACGACATCCGACAGGATCCGGATTATGCCCGTAATGCTCTCCGAGAGGAAGCGTTACCCAACATAGGAGCCAGGCAGAATCAG GTTCCTAATGTGGAGGAAGAGCATGTGGTGGGGTTTGATGGCGAGGCTGATGCTATAATCCAACGTCTGGTTGATGGATTACAAGGGTTTGAAGTTATCTCGATTGTGGGTATGCCAGGACTTGGGAAAACCACTTTGGCCAACAAGGTGTTCAAGGATGAAAGAGTTGAATATTACTTCATGAATCGTGCCTGGATTTATGTTTCTGGAGTGTACAAAAGAAGGGATGTTTTTGTAAGAATCTTGAAGGAGCTAACCAAGCAGTCCAGCAGCTATGGTGATGACATGAGTGATGGAGATTTAGCATTGAAAATAAAAGAGTTTTTGGGGTCTGCAAAATATTTGATTGTCCTAGATGACGTTTGGAAAGTAGAACACTGGAATGAGCTCAAGATTGCATTCCCACCCAACAAAGGGAGTAGGGTATTGGTTTCTACGCGGTACAATGATGTGGCTACCGAAGCTGATTCTAAGGGCGACCCTCATAAACTGAAGTTTTTGAACGAGGAAGAAAGCTGGGAACTACTTCAGAAGAAGGCCTTCAGGATGGGAGGCTGTCCTGATGAGTTACAAAGGCCCGGGAAACTGATTGCTGAAAAATGCAAAGGACTACCATTGGCAATAGTGATAATTGCGGGTACTCTTGGAGTTAAAAAAACAAGTGCAGAATGGGACAAGGTAGCTAACAGCATGAATGACTTCCTGAGAATGAAACTAGAGAGTTACAAGAACCTAATACAAATGAGTTATGACCAATTGCCTTATGACCTGAAGAGTTGCTTCCTATATTTCGGGGCTTTTTCTCAAGCATATGAGATCCCGGCTGGAAAACTCATTAGGTTGTGGATAGCGGAGGGGTTTATTGATGAAGAGGCACAGTCTTTAACCTTGGAGGACATAGCTCATGAAAAATTGAGTGACCTTGTGAACAAGAATTTGGTGATGGCAATGCAACGGAAGTCAAATGGACAAATAAAAACCTGTCGCATTCATGACATGTTGCACGAGTTCTGCAAGAGTGAGGCCAAAGAGGAGAATCTATTTGAAGAAATCAACATGAGGAGGAAACTGGATAAAAGTCGCCGCCTTAGTGTCAGGTGCAATGTCTCGGAGATCCTCTATTCAGGTCTTTCTGCTGACCATGTCCGCTCTTTGCTATGCTTCTCCTCAAATAAATATGATCTGCCCACAGACAAAATTTCAATCATTCGGGAAGCATTTCCACTGCTAAGGGTGCTACACACTGCACCAGATGAATCCATCATTTTCACCCGATTTCCTAAAGATATGACTAAGTTGTTCCATTTAAGGTACATTGCAATATCAACTAACCTCAAGGTCCTTCCTCAAGCCATTGAAGACCTGTGGAACATGCAAACTCTTATTGTTAGGACAACCCAAAGCACCCTTCAAATAAAAGGAGACATATGGAAAATGACACGATTGAGGCACTTTCAAACAAATTCATCTGCTCAATTGTCTCCACCTTCTCCCTCGAAAGATCCTTTTGCAAATAGGAACTTGCAAACACTATCAAGGATTTCACCTGAAAGCTGTACGGCAGCTGCACTGGCCAAAGCTCCAAATTTGAATAACTTGGGTATACAGGGAAATTTGGCTAAGCTTTTCGAAACCAAGGATGCTGGGTCTAGTTTGTTCAAAAACCTTGGAGAATTAAAGTTGTTGGAGAAATTGAAGCTGTTGAATCATGGTGGGGAGTTGCAACGCCTCCCTCAGAAGTATGAATTTCCACAAAAGATTAGGAAGCTAACCTTGTCCGGTACCCAGCTCAAATGGAGCGAATTATCTGTATTGGGATCATTGGAGTACCTAGAAATTCTCAAACTGGTCGAAAATGCATTCAAAGGAGATAAGTGGGAGCCATTTGAAGGTGGCTTTCCTTGTCTCCAATTTTTGAGAATTGAGAGAACAGATTTGAAGACATGGAAGGCTTCTAGTCTCCACTTCCCATTACTAAAGAGTCTCATTCTTAGACAATGCCTTAAACTGGAGGAAGTCCCACCTAGCCTGGCAGACATAGACAATCTTCAGGAGATGGAGCTGAACCGTACCAACCCAAGTGCTGCACAGTCGGCCTGGAACATTTTACAGATAAAACAGGGGAAAGAGAAGGAACTAAAGGAGAAAAGAGGAAGCCTCCGGAGATTCAAGCTCAATATCTATCCTCCTGATGAGCTCAAACAGATACAGCAAATTCAAAAATGCCATGGTGTTATCTAG
- the LOC116014317 gene encoding long chain base biosynthesis protein 1: MDTTMSLFMDRLKHASEWVASTFEAPFSGAVLFGVPVGGHLFVEGLLLVVIFFLLSQKSYKPPKRPLTKKEIDELCDEWVPEPLIPTITDEMKHEPQVLESAAGPHTVINGKEVVNFASANYLGLVGHEKILETCTTALEKYGVGSCGPRGFYGTIDVHLDCEARIANFIGTPDSILYSYGLSTMFSAIPAFCKRGDVIVADEGVHWGIQNGLQLSRSTIIYFKHNNMESLRNSLEKVTQENKRAKKVRRYIVVEAVYQNSGQIAPLDEIIKLKEQYKFRVLLDESNSFGVLGSSGRGLTEHYRVPVEKIDIITAAMGHALATEGGFCTGSNRVIDHQRLSSSGYVFSASLPPYLASAAIKAIDIIEENPALITKLRENIKILLKGLSGIKGLDLVSDPLSPIVFLKLKKSTGSLKSDLQVLEDIADHVLKEESVFVATSKRSMLDKCNLPVGIRLFVSAGHSESDVVKASESLKRVAAKLLTDQ, encoded by the exons ATGGACACAaccatgtcactttttatggaTAGGTTGAAACATGCTTCTGAATGGGTGGCGTCAACATTTGAGGCTCCATTTTCAGGAGCTGTTCTTTTTGGGGTGCCTGTTGGAg GACATCTTTTTGTGGAGGGACTTCTTCTGGTGGTCatctttttccttctctcccAGAAGAGTTATAAACCACCCAAAAGACCACTTACAAAGAAG GAAATAGATGAGCTATGCGATGAGTGGGTCCCAGAACCTCTTATCCCTACGATCACAGATGAGATGAAACATGAACCTCAAGTATTGGAAAG CGCTGCAGGACCCCATACTGTAATTAATGGTAAAGAAGTTGTGAACTTTGCTTCAGCAAATTACCTTGGTTTAGTTGGACATGAAAAGATACTC GAAACATGTACTACAGCACTGGAAAAGTATGGTGTTGGGTCTTGTGGTCCTCGTGGGTTTTATGGAACCATTG ATGTTCACCTGGATTGTGAGGCCAGAATAGCGAATTTTATTGGAACACCTGATTCTATACTCTACTCTTATGGACTTTCTACAATGTTCAGTGCAATTCCAGCATTCTGCAAAAGGGGAGATGTGATTGTTGC GGATGAGGGAGTTCACTGGGGAATACAAAATGGCCTTCAGCTATCTAGAAGTACAATCATATATTTCAAGCACAACAATATGGAGTCATTAAGGAACAGTTTGGAGAAAGTAACTCAAGAAAATAAGCGAGCTAAGAAAGTCAGGCGCTATATTGTTGTGGAAGCAGTATATCAG AATTCTGGCCAAATTGCTCCATTGGATgaaataataaaacttaaagAACAATATAAGTTCCGTGTTTTACTTGATGAGAGCAATTCCTTTGGTGTACTTGGCAGTTCTGGAAGAGGTCTTACTGAACACTACAGAGTTCCG GTTGAAAAGATCGATATCATAACAGCTGCAATGGGACATGCATTGGCCACTGAAGGAGGATTTTGCACAGGCAGTAATAGAGTCATCGATCACCAG CGACTCAGTAGTTCTGGTTATGTCTTTTCTGCTTCTTTGCCTCCGTATTTAGCAAGTGCTGCAATCAAGGCCATTGATATCATAGAAGAAAATCCTGCTCTCATTACAAAACTGAGGGAAAATATCAAAATACTGCTCAAAG GTCTATCAGGTATAAAGGGTCTAGATTTAGTGAGTGATCCACTTTCCCCCATTGTATTCCTTAAACTAAAGAAGTCCACCGGTTCTTTGAAGAGCGACCTACAAGTGCTAGAGGATATTGCTGATCAT GTTTTGAAGGAAGAGTCGGTTTTTGTTGCAACTTCCAAGAGATCGATGCTGGATAAATGCAACTTGCCCGTTGGAATTAGGTTGTTCGTCTCTGCTGGTCACTCAGAATCTGATGTGGTGAAAGCGAGTGAATCTTTGAAGAGAGTTGCTGCGAAGTTGTTGACGGATCAATGA
- the LOC116014228 gene encoding uncharacterized protein LOC116014228 gives MSVEILDAATILNFVQDEKAFDEFVNERFDNLDINHDGVLSYAELLKELRSLRVLEMHFGVDVETDPVELNLVYDSMFVQFDRDSSGVVDVEEFKAETKNMMVAMANDIGFLPVQMLLEEHSFLKKAVENELAKVANAA, from the coding sequence ATGAGTGTGGAAATCCTCGACGCTGCTACTATTCTTAACTTCGTCCAAGACGAAAAAGCCTTTGATGAATTCGTGAACGAGCGTTTCGACAACCTCGACATCAACCACGATGGAGTTCTCTCCTATGCGGAGCTGCTGAAAGAGTTGCGGAGTCTGAGGGTTTTGGAGATGCATTTCGGCGTAGATGTGGAGACCGATCCGGTCGAACTTAACTTGGTTTATGACTCGATGTTTGTTCAGTTCGATAGGGACTCAAGCGGGGTAGTGGATGTGGAGGAGTTTAAGGCAGAGACGAAGAATATGATGGTGGCTATGGCGAATGACATAGGGTTCTTGCCAGTTCAAATGCTGCTTGAGGAACATAGCTTCTTGAAGAAAGCTGTTGAGAATGAGTTAGCAAAAGTTGCTAATGCTGCATAA
- the LOC116012076 gene encoding BRAP2 RING ZnF UBP domain-containing protein 1: MFALQIHSVDFPQPLPTATTSAVRVSDASDSIAKLNPAEQRGVAHLFRHLPPSTSTTYASALTGIANPIARTTTLFVVAVPNYLSPDDFLLFCASHVEHFTGILFLRNDVMEDRYSVLITLVSQLAADGFYCSYNGKRFKPTEGEVCHIYFTQSVECTESAEIASIPPLGYTELPTCPVCLERLDQDTSGIQSTLCDHSFHCSCVSKWTYSSCQVCRLCQQQDERPTCSVCGTPKNLWVCLICGFVGCGRYEEKHAIRHWSDTQHHYSLELETQQIWDYVGDKYVHRLNQSKTDGKPATMNSSCAASDGECGMFGYDEDPGLSGALYNSKVEAVVDEYNILLASQLETQRQHYESLLAEERSGKESTISKAVEKALFSKTHELQSRIEKCEEEKKAVTERNKVLMEKQEKLQKNYKEIEKRETLLLKSKDEHIQDLEEQIRDIKVYIEAQKKLAKMGVSDGKDGTVLSVESNQSSSGGSKRRTKQGRRR; the protein is encoded by the exons ATGTTCGCCCTCCAAATCCACTCCGTCGACTTCCCACAGCCGCTTCCCACCGCCACCACCTCCGCCGTCCGCGTCTCCGACGCCTCTGATTCTATCGCCAAGCTGAACCCTGCAGAGCAGCGGGGCGTCGCGCACCTCTTCCGCCACCTTCCTCCCTCCACATCCACCACCTACGCCTCCGCCCTCACCGGTATAGCCAATCCGATCGCTCGCACCACCACTCTCTTTGTTGTTGCTGTCCCCAATTATCTTTCGCCCGATGACTTCCTCCTCTTCTGCGCCTCCCACGTCGAACACTTCACAGGAATCCTTTTTCTCAG GAATGACGTCATGGAAGATAGATATAGTGTGTTGATAACATTGGTGAGTCAATTGGCTGCGGATGGATTCTACTGTAGTTATAATGGTAAAAGGTTTAAGCCCACTGAG GGTGAGGTTTGCCACATTTATTTTACTCAATCAGTGGAATGCACAGAATCAGCAGAAATAGCAAGCATACCTCCGCTGGGTTATACTGAATTGCCTACTTGTCCAGTTTGTCTAG AAAGACTGGACCAAGACACAAGTGGAATACAGAGTACACTTTGTGACCATTCATTTCATTGTTCATGTGTTTCAAAATGGACCTACTCTTCATGCCAG GTCTGTCGACTTTGCCAGCAGCAGGATGAAAGACCAACCTGCTCTGTATGTGGAACACCAAAGAACCTTTGGGTCTGTTTGATTTGTGGCTTTGTTGGATGTGGAAG GTATGAAGAAAAACATGCCATTAGACATTGGAGTGATACACAGCATCATTATTCTCTTGAATTAGAGACACAGCAAATCTGGGATTATGTAGGGGACAAATATGTTCACCGATTGAATCAATCAAAAACTGATGGCAAGCCAGCTACAATGAATTCTTCCTGTGCTGCATCTGACGGTGAATGTGGTATGTTTGGGTATGATGAGGATCCAGGTCTCAGTGGGGCGCTTTATAACAGCAAAGTCGAAGCG GTTGTGGATGAGTATAACATTCTACTTGCCAGCCAGCTGGAGACTCAAAGACAG CATTATGAATCTCTACTAGCCGAGGAGAGAAGTGGAAAGGAGAGCACAATATCCAAAGCAGTGGAGAAGGCGCTATTTTCAAAAACACATGAATTGCAGTCCAGAATTGAAAAGTGTGAGGAGGAGAAGAAGGCCGTTACAGAA AGAAATAAAGTACTTAtggaaaaacaagaaaaattgcAGAAGAATTATAAAGAAATTGAGAAAAG GGAAACACTTTTACTGAAATCGAAGGACGAGCATATCCAGGACCTCGAAGAACAG ATCAGAGATATAAAAGTTTACATTGAAGCCCAGAAAAAGCTCGCTAAAATGGGTGTTTCAGATGGGAAGGACGGGACGGTTTTATCTGTAGAATCTAATCAGTCATCTTCAGGCGGATCTAAAAGGAGAACAAAGCAAGGTCGAAGACGATGA
- the LOC116014521 gene encoding uncharacterized protein LOC116014521: MSVEILDGATILNFVQDEKVFDEFVHERFDNLDSNRDGVLSYAELLKELRSLRVLEMHFGVDVETNPTELNRVYDSMFVQFDRDSSGEVDVKEFKEEMKNMMVAMANDIGFLPVQMLLEENSFLKKAVEKETTKIIANAA; encoded by the coding sequence ATGAGTGTGGAAATCCTTGATGGTGCTACTATTCTTAACTTCGTTCAAGACGAAAAGGTGTTTGATGAATTCGTGCATGAACGTTTCGATAACCTCGATAGCAACCGCGATGGAGTTCTCTCCTATGCGGAGCTGTTGAAAGAGCTGCGGAGCCTAAGAGTTTTGGAGATGCATTTTGGTGTAGATGTGGAGACCAATCCAACCGAGCTTAACCGAGTTTATGACTCAATGTTTGTTCAGTTCGATAGGGACTCTAGTGGGGAAGTGGACGTGAAGGAGTTCAAAGAAGAGATGAAGAATATGATGGTGGCGATGGCGAATGATATTGGGTTCTTGCCGGTTCAAATGCTGCTTGAGGAAAATAGTTTCTTGAAGAAAGCTGTTGAGAAGgagacaacaaaaataattgctAATGCTGCCTAA